CTTTCGGGGATCAAGGGCTACGTCGAGGATTCGGGGGAGGGAAGATGGACGGTGGCCGAGGCCATCCGCCTCAACGTCTCCGCGCCCGTCATAACTCTCTCGCTCCTGCAACGGATGGCTTCGCGCCGGCCGGACCCCTTCGCGGCCAAGCTGATTGCGGCCCTGCGCAACGAGTTCGGCGGCCATGCCGTCAAGAGCGAGGAGTGATCCGGGAGCCGGATGATGACGAGGGCAGTGGAGATCCTGGTGGCGCCGGCGCAGAACCTGTACGGCCGGGCCCTGGCGGTGTGGAATGAGGCCGCGTCCTCGGCGCTGGAGGAGAAGGGTGAATTCACGGCGGCTCTATCCGGGGGGAAGACCCCCGAGGGGCTGTACCGGCGCCTGGCCGAAGGCACCCGCCGCGACCGGTGGGCGAAGATCCGCCTGTTTCAGGTGGACGAACGACACGTGCCCCGGAGCGATCCGGCCAGTAATTTCGCCATGATCGAGCGCATCCTGATCGAGGCGGTCCCCATTCCTCCAGACCGGGTCCATCCGGTTCCCATCCTCGCCACCCCCTCCGCTTCGGCCCGGGAATACGACCGGGTCCTGCGGCGGGTTCCGCCTTCGGGCGCCTCCGGCATGCCGCGGCTCGATCTGATCTTTCTCGGCATCGGTGCCGACGGGCACACCGCTTCGCTCTTCCCCGGTTCCCCGGCGCTTTCCGTGGCCGACCGCGCCGCGGTCGAAGTAGTTCCCGCCCCCGCGGGTCCGGACCGCGTTACGCTTACCCTCCCGGTACTCAACAACGCCGGCCTCGTCGTCTTTCTGGCGACGGGGCCGGATAAAGCCGAAGCGGTGGGGCGCCTCTTCCGGGGGGCCGCCCCCCCCGATCCCGCCGCCCTGGTTTCGCCAAACCGCACCCGGGTAGTGTACCTCCTCGACACCGCCGCCGCCGCGGCCATCCCGGGAAAAGCTCCCGATGCGCCGCACGCCTGACTCCCGGCCGATGCCGGTATAATTGTTGGTTGCGGCTTCGTCTCCCTCAGGTACACTTTGAGCCTGGAGAACACGGCATCGAATGAAAGCCAAGACGGCATATTTCTGCCAGGAATGCGGCACCAAATCCTTGAAATGGATGGGGAAGTGCCCGGGATGCGGTTCCTGGAACACGATGGTGGAGGAAACGCTGGAGGGAGAGGGCGCCACGGCGTCTGCGGGGCCGCCCCGCTGGGAGCGCCGGAAACCGGTACCCGTCACCGAGATCGAATCTTCCCGCGAATCCCGCCTGGAGACGGGTATCGGCGAGATCGACCGCCTTCTCGGCGGCGGCCTGGTCGCCGGGTCCCTGATCCTGGTGGGGGGGGAGCCGGGCATCGGGAAGTCGACGATCCTGCTCCAGGTCGGAAACGCCCTGGCTTCCGCCGGGCACCGGGTGCTGTACGTCAGCGGGGAGGAGTCAGTAAGCCAGACCGGTCTCCGGGCCCGGCGGCTGGGGGCTTCCGCTTCCGACCTTTTCCTGGTTTCGGAGACCAACCTCGACTTCATCCTCTCGTACCTGGAGGAGTCCGCTCCCTCCCTGGTGGTCGTCGATTCCATCCAGACCATGTTCAAACCCGAGGTCGCTTCCGCCCCGGGAAGCATCGCCCAGGTCAGGGAGTGCGGTGCGAGATTGATGGTGACGGCGAAAAACAGCGGGATCCCGGTGATTCTGGTCGGGCATGTGACCAAAAGCGGAGCCATCGCCGGCCCCCGGGTCTTGGAGCACATGGTGGATACGGTGCTTTATTTCGAAGGCGATCGCCATCACGCCTACCGGATACTGCGGGCGGTCAAGAACCGTTTCGGCTCCACCGACGAGATCGGGATTTTCCAGATGGGGGAAAAGGGACTTCGGGAAGTGAAAAATCCCTCGGAAATATTTCTTTCGCAACGGGGCGCGGACATACCGGGATCGGTGGTCGTTCCCTGTCTGGAAGGCGAACGCCCGATTCTGGTCGAGGTACAGGCGCTGGTCACGTATTCCACCCTGGCCGTCCCGCGCCGGCGAGCCACCGGGGTCGATCTCAACCGGGTTTTGATGCTCCTGGCGGTCCTGCAGGGCCGCGCCGGACTGCGGCTTTCGGAGAAGGACGTCTTCGTCAACGTGGCCGGGGGAGTAAAGATCGGGGAACCGGCGGCGGATCTGGCGGTCGCCGCCGCCGTCGTCTCCACGGTCAAGAACCGCGTCATCGATCCGGAGACGGTGATCCTGGGAGAAGTGGGGCTGGGGGGGGAAGTCCGGGCCGTCCGTCAGGTGGAACGGCGCCTCAAGGAAGCCGCCAAGCTGGGATTCGGGAAAGCGGTAATCCCCGCCGCTTCCCGGAAGGGCCTGAAAGTTCCGCGGGGGATGCGGGCCACGGGCGTCGCCGGGGTGAGGGAAGCCATGGAGGCGCTTTTTCATGAGTGAGGAAAAAGGGATCGGAGCGGTCATCGTCGCCGGGGGTACCGGTTCCCGAATGGGGGGAGAGGAAGAAAAACTCTTCATCGATCTGGGCGGCATCCCCATTCTGGCTTTGACGCTGCGTTCTTTTCAGAAATGCCCGGAAATCGAACGGATCGTTCTGGCGGTCAGTTCCCGGGTCGCCGCGGGATTGGAGGAAAAGATTTTTTCGATCGTGGGGCGCCGCAAGATTTCGGCCGTGGTGCCGGGAGGGCCCCGTCGCCAGGATTCCGTACTCAACGGCCTCGGCGCTTTCGCGCCGCCGCCGGCGTCGGTGCTGGTCCACGACGGCGACCGCCCGTTCGTTTCCCCGGAGCTGATCGGAACGGTGAGCCGCCGCGCTCGAAAAGAGCCGGTTATTCTCGCTCTCCGCGCCCGGGATACGATCAAGCTTTCCGACGGCCGGCGGATCGAACGCACGCTCGACCGGGACCGCATCTGGCAGGCGCAGACGCCCCAGGGTTTTCCTTTCGGACCGTTTTACCGGGCCCATCTCCGGGCCCGGGCCGAAGGATGGGAAGTCACCGACGATGCCTCGATCATGGAAAAAGCGGGTTTCGAAGTCGGCATCGTCGAAGGGACTCCCGAAAACATCAAGATAACCGCTCCGTGCGATCGAGAAATCGCGCGGGCCATATTCAGGACGATGCCGTCATGAGAACGGGAATCGGATACGATATCCATCGGCTGGTCCCGGGAAGAGATCTGATGCTGGGCGGGGTGAAGGTGGAGCACCGTTTGGGGTTGGAAGGCCATTCGGACGCGGACGTGCTGGTTCACGCGATTTGCGACGCTCTTCTGGGGGCGGCCGGAGCGGGGGACATCGGGCGGCATTTCCCCGACACCGACGAACGCTATCGCGGCATATCCAGCCTGGTTCTTTTACATGAAGTCGTCCGGTTGGTCGGGGAGAAAGGCTTCGACATCGCCAACATCGACGCCACCGTCGTTCTCGAACGACCCCGCCTGGCTTCCATCATCCCCCTCATGGTGGAGACGCTGGCCCGCGCCACCGGCGTAGCCGCCGATCGGATCAACGTTAAGGCCACTACCAACGAAAAACTGGGTCCCATCGGGCGCGAGGAGGGAATCGCCGCCCTGGCCGTGGTTTCGGTGAGCGAACGGGGAACCCGATGAACGCGCAAGGACAAAAACCATGGGTCTGAAGATCTACAACACCGCCGCCCGGGCCAAGGAGGAATTTGCGCCCCTGGAACCGGGTCGCGTCAGGATGTACGTCTGCGGAGTCACCGTGTACGACTACTGCCACCTCGGCCACGGCCGCTGTTACACCGCTTTCGATCTCATCCACCGTTACTTGAAGTACCTGGGATACGACGTTCTCTATATTCAGAACATCACCGACGTCGACGACAAGCTGATCAGGAAAGCCGCCCTCGAACCCGGGGGAGGGGAGGTAAAAGCCAAGGTCGCCGCGTTGGCCGAACGCTATACCCGGGCTTTTTTCGAGGACATGGACCGCCTCAACATCCTCCGGGCGAGCGAATACCCCCGGGCGACCGAGCATATCGGGGAGATGCAGGGGATCATCGCCGCCCTTCTGGAAAAGGGGTATGCCTACCGCCGGGGAGCCAACGTCTGGTTCGAGATCGGCCGTTTCGACCGTTACGGCGAACTTTCGCGCCGGAACCTCGACGACCTGCGGGCGGGCGCCCGGGTCGAGATCGAGGAAGAAAAGAAGTCGCCGCTCGATTTCGCCCTCTGGAAAGCTTCGGGGCCGGGAGAACCCTCGTGGCCCAGCCCCTGGGGCGACGGCCGACCCGGTTGGCATATCGAATGCAGCGCCATGAGCACCCGCTATCTGGGGATGCCCTTCGATATTCACGGAGGGGGTCAGGATCTGATCTTCCCCCACCATGAGAACGAGAAAGCCCAGTCCGAGGCCGCCGCCGGCGGCGCGCTGGCGCGCTACTGGATCCATAACGGGTTCGTGACCATCAACCGGGAAAAAATGTCGAAGTCCCTGGGAAACGTCTTCAATCTCCGCGATCTTTTCGCCCGCTACGATCCCCGGGCCATCCGGTACTTTTTCCTGAGCCAGCATTACCGCAGTCCCGTCGACTTCAGCGAAGACGGTCTCAAGGAAGCGGTCGCGGCGCTCCGCCGCCTGGACGACGCTTACGGCCAGGCTGCCGCCGACCTGGAAGGCGCTTCCCCGGATCCGGAAGTATTGGCCGCTTTCGAAACGGCCATGAACGACGATTTCAATTCCGCCGCGGCCCTGGCCGAAGCCCACCGGGTGGTGAACGAATTCCACCAGGGCAACCGCGACTCCTCGCGGATGGCCGCTTTGGCGGTCATCGCCTCGACGCTCGGCATCGAATTGAAAAATCCCCACCACCGACTGGACGCCGAAGCTCCCTCCGGGCCGGTGGACGTCGAAGAACTTCTGGGCCGCGAGAGCCTGGACGAGCCCGACATCCTGGCCCTGGCGGGAGCCAGAAAGCGGTTGCGCGAAAACAGGCAGTGGGCGGAGGCGGACAGGATACGGGACCGTTTCAGGGAATTGGGAATAGAAGTCAGAGACAACCCCGACGGAACCACCGCCGTCATTTACTATTGAGCGACCGATACATCTGCTCCGGCGCGTCTCGGAGCAAGAAGGAGGAAACCTGCCGATGAAAGGGACTTTTATTACCTTCGAGGGAGGAGAGGGAAGCGGCAAAAGCACCCAGGCCCGGCTTCTGGTCGAGCACCTCAAGGGGCAAGGCTACGATACCGAAGCCACCCGAGAACCGGGGGGGACCCCGATCGGAGACGCCATCCGGGCCATTCTTCTCGATCCGCGGCTTTCGGAAATGGGGCACGTCACCGAGTTGCTGCTTCTGGCCGCCAGCCGGGCGCAGAACGTTTTCCAGCGAATTCGGCCGGCCATCGAGCGAGGAGCGATCGTCGTCTGCGACCGGTTTACCGACAGCACCCTCGCCTATCAGGGCTACGGGCGCAAGTTCGACATCGCCCTTCTCGATTCCCTCAACCGGATAGCCACCGGGGGGGTCTGGCCCGATCTCACCGTCCTCCTCGATATCGATCCGGAAATCGGCCTGCGCCGCGCCCGGGAACTGGAGAAAGCGGAAGCGGCCGCCGGGGAAGGAGATCGGTTCGAACGGGAAGCGTTCGAATTCCACCACCGTTTGCGCGAGGGCTTTCTGACCCAGGCTCGGAAGTACCCGAGCCGCTTCCGGATCATCCCCGTTAAAGACACCATCGAAGAAACCCGCCGCGACGTGATCGCGGCGGTGGACCAGTACCTGGCCGGGCGCCCCCGCGAGAACTGAGAGAATCGATGTCCTGGTGCGGGATAGAGGGGCAGGATCGAGCCGTTTCGTTTCTTCTGCGCACGGCTGAGGCTTCCCGGTTGGCCCACGCGTATCTTTTTCAAGGCCCCCCCGGGGTCGGCAAAGCGATGACCGCCGCCGCCCTGGCCCGGTATCTGGTCTGTAGCGCCGAAGGCGAGCGCCCCTGCGGGGTTTGCCGGCAATGCCGGGAAGCCCTGGAGGGGAACCACCCCGACATAGTCACCCTGGTCCCCCGCGGGAAATCCCGCCAGATCGCCATCGAGCAGATCCGGTCGCTTCTCCAGGCGGCGCGTCTGAACGCCCGCCAGGGGGACTGGAAGGTCTTCATCGTCGATGAAGCCGAAACCATGGGGATGGAGGCCGCCAACGCGTTGCTCAAGACCCTGGAAGAACCGCAGCCGGGCACGGTCCTGATCCTGGTTACCTCGCGTCCGGACCTGCTCCCCCCGACCATCGTCTCCCGATGCCAACCGGTGAACTTCAAGCCGTGGTCCCGGGACCGTCTGGCCGAGTTGGTTTCGACGCTGCTGCCGGGGGAGGATCCGGAGCATCTTTCCCGGTTGGCCGCCGGCAGCCCGGGACGGGTCGTGGCCATGGCCGAAAGCGGTTTTCTGCCGGTCCGGACCCGGGTTCTGGAGGTGGTGGAGGCGAACTGGCGCTCGAAGGGCGCGCAGGCCGAGGCCGCGGCTCGGGAAGTCCTCGATCTCCTGGCCGTTGCGGAGAAGGCCGCGGCCCGCGGTTTGGATAATCGCCGTCGCCAGGACTTGGAACCCTATCAGATGAAGGAAGAGGAGAAGAAAGATCAGGCGGCGGCCGCCGCCGCCCGGGCCGAGTTTTTGCGGATGGTTTTGGAGATCGTGCTCAGATGGTACTGGGATCTGTATCTCTTCCAGAATCTCGGTGAAGAGGGTATACTCACCAACCGTGACCGCCTGGAACCGCTGCGGGCGATGGCGCGGATGGAACCGGGGAGCCTGATCCGGGCGGCCGCGCTTCTGGAAGAAGCCGGGGAGGGGCTCTTTCGGCGAAACACCTCGCCGGAGTTGGTCTTGGCCGGTCTTTTTTCCCGCCTGGGAGCCTTGGTGTCTCCGGCGGGGGGACAGGAATCATGACGGAACAAGTCGTTTACATCAGGAAACGGGAATTCGGACGGGTACAACCCTGCGATCCGGGAGACCATTCCGTGCTCCCGGGCGAATACTGGGTGGTCGAGGGCGAACGGGGGATGGATTTCGGTCAGGTAGTCAAACGCCCCGGACATACTTCTTCCGGCAGAGAGGGGTTGAAGAAGCTGATTCGAAAGCTTTCCCCGGACGACCTGCGCCAGATCGAGCAGAACGAGGCCGACGCTCGGGAAACGTTTCGAGTCTGTCAGGAAAAGATCCAGGAAAAAGCCCTGGAGATGAAGCTGGTCCGGGTGGAGTACTCCTTCGACCGCAGCCGGTTGCTCTTCTATTTCACGGCCGACGGGCGCATCGATTTCCGCGAACTGGTCAAGGAACTGGCGGGGATTTTCAAAACCCGGATAGAACTGCGCCAGATCGGAGTTCGTGACGAAGCCCGGATGATGGGGGGGATCGGGCCCTGCGGGAGGGAGCTGTGCTGCCGCAGCTTTCTTTCCGAGTTCGAACCGATCAATATCCGCATGGCCAAAACCCAGCGGCTGCCGCTGGACCCGGACAAGATATCGGGTGTCTGCGGGCGCCTTTTCTGCTGCCTCCGGTACGAAGAGGGGTTCTACCGGTCCTGTCGGAAGGTTTTTCCCAAGGAAGGAACGGTCGTCAAGACCCGCCAGGGGGAGGGGAAAATCGTGGATTTCAACTGTATTCGGGGAACGGTCACGGTCGAGACTGACGACGGCCGCAAATTTTCCGTCCCCCGCGAGGAGCTTTCCGATACCGAATAGGGCGATGTCCGAAAATTACTACATCACCACCCCGATCTACTACGTCAACGACCGACCTCATATCGGGCACGCCTATACCACCATCGCCGCCGACGTGCTCGCCCGCTTGAAGCGGGCCGGCGGAGACTCCGTTTTTTTCCTGACCGGGACCGACGAACACGGGATCAAGATCTGCAAGTCGGCGGCGGCCCGGGGGGTCGCCCCGGAGACCTTGGCCGACGAGGTCGTGGTTCACTTTCAGGACCTCTGGAAGGAACTGGAAATCACCAACGACGATTTTATCCGGACCAGTCAGGTTCGACACGTGGGTCGCGTTCGGGAGTTGATCGCCCGTCTGGAAGCGAAAGGCGACATCTATCGTGGGGAGTACGAGGGCTGGTACGACGAAGGGCAGGAAGAGTTCGTCACCGAAAACACCGCCTCCGCCTCCGGGTATCTGAGCGAAGTCAGCGGGAAACCCCTCACCCGTTACCGTGAGGTCGGGTACTTTTTCAGACTGACGCGCTGGATACCTCCTTTGATCGAACATATCGAAGCCCACCCCGATTTCATTCAACCGGTGTCGCGCCGCAACGAGGTCCTGAGCAAGCTTCGGCAGGGGGTCGACGATCTCTGCATTTCCCGTCCGGCGGAGAAACTGATGAACTGGGGGGTGCCGATGCCCGGCGATACCACCCACAGCGTGTATGTCTGGGTCGATGCGCTCTGCAATTATCTTACCGCCTTGGGATACCCCGACCTGGGCGACGGCGAACCCGACCGCTATTCGCGGTTCTGGCCCGCGGACGTACACCTTCTGGGCAAGGACATACTCTGGTTCCACGGGGTTTATTGGCCCGGTATCCTCATGGCCCTGGGAGTGCCGCTGCCCCGGAAAATCTACGCCCATGGGTGGTGGATGTCGGAAGGGAGAAAGATGTCGAAGACCCTCGGCAACTTCGTCTCCGGCGAGACCATCCGCGAGCTTTGCCGCGAATATTCGGTCGATGTCTTCAGGTATTATCTTTTGCGCGCCGTTCCCTTCGGGCAAGACGGAAATTTTTCCCGGGAAGCGCTCTTCCACCTCTATAATGCCGAGCTTGCCAACGGGATCGGAAACCTGGTGAGCAGAACCGTGAATATGATCGGCCGTTACTGCGAAGGGCGTATTCCGACCGCGCTGCCGGGGGGGGAGGCCGAAGCCCCGGTCCTCGCCGCCGCCGCCCGGTTGGCGGCGTCCGTCCCCGCCCTGGCGGAGACGCTGGGTTTTCAGGACTACCTGGCCCGCATCGTCGATCTGGAACGGGAAACGAACCGGTATATCGAGGTTACGGAGCCCTTCAAGCTGGCCAAGGACCCGGCGGAAATGCCCAGGGTTAAAGAAATACTGAGAACCTGCGCCGAAGCCGTCCGGCTGATTCTCGTTCACCTGGAACCGGTGATGCCGGTGAAAGCCGCCGCCGGATTGGCCATGCTGGGACTGGACTCCGATTCCGAGCTCGGGCGGCGCGTCGAGTGGGGCAACCTGTCCCCCGGCACCGCCGTGAGAAAAGGAGCGGCGCTTTTCCCCCGAAAAGCGGCGCTCCCGGGAGCGGCCCCGTGAAAATCCTGCTCACCGGCGCCGCCGGATTTATCGGATCCCACCTGGCCGAGGCGCTTTTGGCCTCGGGGTTGCGGGTAGTGGGGCTGGATAATTTCAACGATTACTACGACCCGGCGCTCAAACGCAGAAATCTGACCGGAGCGCTCCAAAATCCGGCATTCACGCTGAAGGAAGGCGATATCAGGGACGGAGCTCTGCTCGAAGCGCTGTTCTCCCGGGAAAATTTCGAGGCCGTTATCCACCTGGCCGCCCGCGCCGGAGTGCGCCCCTCGCTCTCGAATCCGCTCCTGTACGAACAGGTCAACGTCGAAGGCACCATCCGCTTGTTGGAAGCCGCACGTCTCCACGGCTGTCGCAAGTTCCTGTTCGCGTCTTCTTCGTCGGTTTACGGAGAAAACCCGCGCATGCCCTGGAGCGAATCCGATCCCGACCTGCGGCCCATCTCCCAGTACGGGGCCACCAAGCTCATCGGCGAACATTTCTGCCGCGTTTTCCATCAGGCGTACGGTTTTCCGGTCACTGCGTATCGCTTCTTCACCGTTTACGGTCCCCGCCAACGCCCGGATATGGCCATACATAAATTCACCCGCCTGATCTGGGAGGGAACGCCGATCCCGTTTTACGGGGACGGCAGCTCCCTGCGCGATTACACCTACATCGACGATATCGTCGCCGGCCTTCTGGCCGGGTTGGAGGCGGATATCCCCTTCGACGTGTTCAATCTGGGCGGAGGTCATTCGATCACCCTGGCTCAGCTCGTCGAGAACCTCGGTCGCCGCCTGGATCGCCCGGTGCTGCTGGACCGACAGCCGGCGCAAACGGGCGACGTTCCCGCCACCCTGGCCGATATTTCCCGGGCCGGGCGGCTTCTGGGGTATGCTCCCGTCACTTCCCTGGAAACCGGCCTCGATCGTTTCATCGAGTATTTTCTGGCCGAGAGGGGCCGAGGATGAGGGGAGGCGCCGCTCCCGGGCTTTCGGTCGTCGTCTCCCTGGTCTGTGCGATCTTTTACGCCGGCGTTCCCCTCCCGGCCCGGGGCCAGGGAGCGGACCCCCAGGATTCGCTCATGACGCTCGACGATTATTTCGACGCCACCCCGACCCCCAGTCCGGGTCCCTCCCCCCTCCCCACGCCCGTCGTCTCCGAAAGTTCGGCTCTGAGGTGCTCGGGGGATTCGGTGCGCTATCTGAGCGACGGAAAGGTGATTGTGGCCGAGGGAAGCATCTTCCTGGCCTACAAGGACATCGAGATCACGGCCGACCGGATCACGGTCTACGTCGACCGCAAGGAAGCTTACGCCCAGGGAGGCGTCACCCTCAAGCGGGGCGACGATTTCATTCGGGCCGAAGCTCTGCGCTACGACTTCGTCCGCGAAGAGGGGATGGTCGGGGAGAGTACGGGCTACTTCAAGCCCATGTTCGGGCAGGCTCGACGGATTATCACCACCGATAACGATCAAGCCGATCTTCAGCAGGGAACAGTGACCACCGACGACTACACGCGCCCTGATTACTACATGGAAGCGTCGGAAGTCACCGTGTATTTCAACGATTATGTTTCGATCTGGAGCCCCGTGGTTTACGTGGGAGGAGTTCCGGTCTTTTGGCTGCCTTATTTCTACAGGAGCCTGAAGATGGACTGCCGGGGTTCGTTTCTTTACCCGGGGTACAAGAACACCTGGGGGATGTACGTTCTCTCCGGTTACAACTGGTGCACGGAGGGGCTGAACCTGACGGGCCATCTCGATTACCGGTATCTGCGGGGAGTCGCGCTCGGCCTCGACGGCCTTTTCGTCCCCTGGGAAAGCGGCCAGGGGGAGTGGCAGACCTACTACCTCCAGGACCTGGCCTACGAGGACCCCGACACGGGGGAGAAGGAGCACAAGGAACGGTACCTGGCGGAATTCTGGGGGCGCCAGGACCTGTTCTGGGATGTCTACGGGGACCTGTCCCTGCACTACCTCAGCGACGACGACATCCGCCGGGAGTTCTTCCGCAACGAATACCGGGCGGATTCCCAACCCAAGTCGTACCTGTTCTTCGGCAAGAACACCACCGACCTGGCCATAAGCCTGGAGATCCGGCCCCGACTCAACGACTTCTGGGAAGTAAACGAGAAGCTGCCCGAGGCGAAGTTCCAGATAAAGGAGATAGCCTTGGGCGAAAGCGATTTCTACTACCAGGGCGACAACTCCTACGTGGTTTATCGGCATATGGAAGCCGGGGAGGGGAGTCCCGCTTACGAAACCGACCGGGCCGACACCTACCACCGCCTCAGCTACACCCGCAAATTTTTCGGTTGGCTCAACCTCAACCCCTATGTCTCCCTCCGGGGAACCTACTATACGAAGGGGCCCCCCGATGAAGCCGCCTCCGCTTCCCCCGCGGCCACTCCCACCCCGGAACCGGAGGAGAGAACCGATTTCGGCCGGCTGGTCTACGGCAGCGGGATCGGGGTTTCCACGAATATTTACGGTTTGTTCGACTATACCAACGAAGCTTTGGACATCCACCGGCTGCGGCATGTGATCGAACCCTCGATCACCTACGTCTACGCCAACCCCACGGTCGAGTCCGACGATCTTTACCAGTTCGACGACCTCGACGATATCGACTGGACCAGCGCGTTTCAATTAAGCCTGCGCAATCAACTTCAGACCAAACGGTACGCGTCCGGGACCGAGGACAGCTGGACGCTGATCGACCTTATTCTCGGGACCAGCCTATACACCAGCCCGGACCGGGAGAACGCCGGCGACCTTTTCAGCGACCTCTACGCGGATCTGAAACTGACGCCGGTGGCCGGGACCGGCCTGGAAGGGGAACTCTACTACGATCCGTACCGGGGAGCGGTGAACCGCTTTACTCTCGATATATGGGGAACCGGAGGGGAGTCGTGGCGGGGGGACCTGGAGTACACGTATCGGGCGGACAAGGACCGCAACCGTTTGGGGGCGAGTCTGTATCTCCGGATCAATCCGCTCTGGCGGTTCAGCGTCTACGGCCGCTACGACCTGGAAGCCGGAGAGTGGGAGGAAGAATCGATAGAACTGTTCCGGGACCTGCACTCCTGGGACTGCAGCTTGTTGCTGCGCCGGGACGAGGGAGGGGAAGCGACCGAGATCGGGTTGCGCTTCTGGCTGAAGGCTTTCCCCGACGCCCCGCTGCATATCAGCAACTAACCGGCGCCGGCCGGAAGAAAACCTTCGATTAAGGACTGGCCAAATCGGATGTCGGCTGGTAACGTACTGCGCTTGTTTGCAAGTACGATGATCGGGTAATACCTTCGAAGGAGGACGGATGAAAGTCTGCATTATCGGAACCGGGTACGTCGGTCTGGTCACCGGCGCCTGTTTGGCTGAATTGGGAAACGACGTCATCTGCGTGGACAACGACGAGAGCAAGATCGATATGCTCAACCGAAGCGCCATCCCCATCTACGAACCCGGTCTCAGGGAGATGGTGAACAACGCTCGGGAAGCGGGGAGGTTGACGTTCACCACCTCGATTCAGGACGGGGTCAGGGCCGCCACCGTCATCTTCATCGCGGTTTCGACCCCTCCGAAAGCGGACGGCTCGGCCGACCTCTCGGCGGTGGCCAACGTCGCCCGGACCGTGGCCGAGAACCTGAACGGGTACAAGGTGGTCGTCGACAAAAGCACGGTCCCGGTCAAAACCGGGGAGAAGGTCGCCGAAACCATCAAGCGCTACAGCGACCCCGAGGCCGAGTTCGACGTCGTATCCAACCCCGAGTTTCTCCGGGAAGGTTCCGCGATCTACGACACGCTCAACCCCGACCGGATCGTCATCGGAACCTCCAGCCGCCGCGCCGCCGATATTCTCATCGAACTCTACAAGCCCCTGGAAGCGCCGGTCATCGTCACCGACATCAACAGCGCGGAGCTGATCA
The window above is part of the bacterium genome. Proteins encoded here:
- the pgl gene encoding 6-phosphogluconolactonase → MMTRAVEILVAPAQNLYGRALAVWNEAASSALEEKGEFTAALSGGKTPEGLYRRLAEGTRRDRWAKIRLFQVDERHVPRSDPASNFAMIERILIEAVPIPPDRVHPVPILATPSASAREYDRVLRRVPPSGASGMPRLDLIFLGIGADGHTASLFPGSPALSVADRAAVEVVPAPAGPDRVTLTLPVLNNAGLVVFLATGPDKAEAVGRLFRGAAPPDPAALVSPNRTRVVYLLDTAAAAAIPGKAPDAPHA
- the radA gene encoding DNA repair protein RadA gives rise to the protein MKAKTAYFCQECGTKSLKWMGKCPGCGSWNTMVEETLEGEGATASAGPPRWERRKPVPVTEIESSRESRLETGIGEIDRLLGGGLVAGSLILVGGEPGIGKSTILLQVGNALASAGHRVLYVSGEESVSQTGLRARRLGASASDLFLVSETNLDFILSYLEESAPSLVVVDSIQTMFKPEVASAPGSIAQVRECGARLMVTAKNSGIPVILVGHVTKSGAIAGPRVLEHMVDTVLYFEGDRHHAYRILRAVKNRFGSTDEIGIFQMGEKGLREVKNPSEIFLSQRGADIPGSVVVPCLEGERPILVEVQALVTYSTLAVPRRRATGVDLNRVLMLLAVLQGRAGLRLSEKDVFVNVAGGVKIGEPAADLAVAAAVVSTVKNRVIDPETVILGEVGLGGEVRAVRQVERRLKEAAKLGFGKAVIPAASRKGLKVPRGMRATGVAGVREAMEALFHE
- the ispD gene encoding 2-C-methyl-D-erythritol 4-phosphate cytidylyltransferase, with the translated sequence MSEEKGIGAVIVAGGTGSRMGGEEEKLFIDLGGIPILALTLRSFQKCPEIERIVLAVSSRVAAGLEEKIFSIVGRRKISAVVPGGPRRQDSVLNGLGAFAPPPASVLVHDGDRPFVSPELIGTVSRRARKEPVILALRARDTIKLSDGRRIERTLDRDRIWQAQTPQGFPFGPFYRAHLRARAEGWEVTDDASIMEKAGFEVGIVEGTPENIKITAPCDREIARAIFRTMPS
- the ispF gene encoding 2-C-methyl-D-erythritol 2,4-cyclodiphosphate synthase; translated protein: MRTGIGYDIHRLVPGRDLMLGGVKVEHRLGLEGHSDADVLVHAICDALLGAAGAGDIGRHFPDTDERYRGISSLVLLHEVVRLVGEKGFDIANIDATVVLERPRLASIIPLMVETLARATGVAADRINVKATTNEKLGPIGREEGIAALAVVSVSERGTR
- the cysS gene encoding cysteine--tRNA ligase — protein: MGLKIYNTAARAKEEFAPLEPGRVRMYVCGVTVYDYCHLGHGRCYTAFDLIHRYLKYLGYDVLYIQNITDVDDKLIRKAALEPGGGEVKAKVAALAERYTRAFFEDMDRLNILRASEYPRATEHIGEMQGIIAALLEKGYAYRRGANVWFEIGRFDRYGELSRRNLDDLRAGARVEIEEEKKSPLDFALWKASGPGEPSWPSPWGDGRPGWHIECSAMSTRYLGMPFDIHGGGQDLIFPHHENEKAQSEAAAGGALARYWIHNGFVTINREKMSKSLGNVFNLRDLFARYDPRAIRYFFLSQHYRSPVDFSEDGLKEAVAALRRLDDAYGQAAADLEGASPDPEVLAAFETAMNDDFNSAAALAEAHRVVNEFHQGNRDSSRMAALAVIASTLGIELKNPHHRLDAEAPSGPVDVEELLGRESLDEPDILALAGARKRLRENRQWAEADRIRDRFRELGIEVRDNPDGTTAVIYY
- the tmk gene encoding dTMP kinase, with the translated sequence MKGTFITFEGGEGSGKSTQARLLVEHLKGQGYDTEATREPGGTPIGDAIRAILLDPRLSEMGHVTELLLLAASRAQNVFQRIRPAIERGAIVVCDRFTDSTLAYQGYGRKFDIALLDSLNRIATGGVWPDLTVLLDIDPEIGLRRARELEKAEAAAGEGDRFEREAFEFHHRLREGFLTQARKYPSRFRIIPVKDTIEETRRDVIAAVDQYLAGRPREN
- the holB gene encoding DNA polymerase III subunit delta', whose amino-acid sequence is MSWCGIEGQDRAVSFLLRTAEASRLAHAYLFQGPPGVGKAMTAAALARYLVCSAEGERPCGVCRQCREALEGNHPDIVTLVPRGKSRQIAIEQIRSLLQAARLNARQGDWKVFIVDEAETMGMEAANALLKTLEEPQPGTVLILVTSRPDLLPPTIVSRCQPVNFKPWSRDRLAELVSTLLPGEDPEHLSRLAAGSPGRVVAMAESGFLPVRTRVLEVVEANWRSKGAQAEAAAREVLDLLAVAEKAAARGLDNRRRQDLEPYQMKEEEKKDQAAAAAARAEFLRMVLEIVLRWYWDLYLFQNLGEEGILTNRDRLEPLRAMARMEPGSLIRAAALLEEAGEGLFRRNTSPELVLAGLFSRLGALVSPAGGQES
- a CDS encoding stage 0 sporulation family protein: MTEQVVYIRKREFGRVQPCDPGDHSVLPGEYWVVEGERGMDFGQVVKRPGHTSSGREGLKKLIRKLSPDDLRQIEQNEADARETFRVCQEKIQEKALEMKLVRVEYSFDRSRLLFYFTADGRIDFRELVKELAGIFKTRIELRQIGVRDEARMMGGIGPCGRELCCRSFLSEFEPINIRMAKTQRLPLDPDKISGVCGRLFCCLRYEEGFYRSCRKVFPKEGTVVKTRQGEGKIVDFNCIRGTVTVETDDGRKFSVPREELSDTE